The window CGGTCGCCCTCCTCGCCGTCGGCATCGGCATCGGCATCGGCGTGCCGCTCGGGCTGACGGCGGCGGCGGCGCGCGGCAGCCTCCTCGACGAGGTCATCATGCGCGGCAACGACCTCGTCTTCGCCTTCCCCAGTCTCGTGATCGCGATCCTCATCACCGCCGTCTTCGGCCCGAGCGCCGTCAACGCGATCCTCGCCATCGGCATCTTCAACATTCCCGTCTTCGCCCGCGTCGCCCGCGGCGGGGCGCTGCCGCTCTGGACGCTGGATTACGTCATGGCGGCGCGAGTGGCGGGCAAGGGCCGGACGCTGATCTCGGTGCAGCACATCCTGCCCAATATCGCGAATCTCCTGATCGTGCAGGCGACGATCCAGTTCTCGCTGGGCATCCTCGCCGAGGCGGCGCTCGCCTATGTCGGCCTCGGCGCGCAGCCCCCGGTGGCGAGCTGGGGCCGGATGCTCGCCGACGCGCAGACCATGATCTACACCGAGCCGCAGCTCGCCCTGATCCCCGGCCTCGCCATCGTCGCGATCGTGCTGGGGCTGAACCTCCTTGGCGACGGGCTGCGCGACCTGCTCGATCCCCGGCTGCGGCGAACGCGAGCATGACCGGTGCGGCGATCCGTCCCGACGCCGGGGGTCCGGGGGGCGTCCCCCGGCCCGCGTCGCCGGGCGCACCCGCGCCGCTTTTGCGCATCGACGGCCTCTCGCTCGCGATCCACGGCACACCGATCCTCGACGATGTGTCCTTGGACATCGCGCCGGGCACCGTCACCGGCCTCGTCGGCGAGAGCGGGTCGGGCAAGTCGCTGACGGCGCTGGCGCTCATGGGCCTCGCGCCCGGCGGCACGACAACGCGCGGCCGGATCGAGATGGGCGGCCGCGACCTCCTGACCCTGCCCGAGCGGGCGTGGCTCGACATCCGGGGCGACGAGATCGGCATGATCTTCCAGGAGCCGATGACCGCGCTCAACCCGGTCCACACCATCGGCGCGCAGGTCGCCGAGACATTGCGCCTGCGCGGCACGCCCCGCGCCGAGGCCGCCGCCATCGCCCGCGAGCGGCTGGACCGCGTCGGCCTCGCCGGGATCGCACTCGACCGTTACCCGCACGAGCTCTCGGGCGGGCAGCGCCAGCGGGTCTGCATCGCCATGGCCATCGCGCGGCACCCCCGCCTCCTGATCGCGGACGAGCCGACCACCGCGCTCGACGTCACCACGCAGGCGCAGATCCTCGACCTCTTGCGCGATCTCGTGGCCGACGAGGGCATGGCGCTCCTCCTCATCACCCACGACCTGGGGGTCGTTGCCGAAGTGGCCGACTACGTCGCGGTCATGAAGGACGGCGCCATCGTCGAGCGGGGCGCGACCGAAACCCTGTTCCGCACCCATACCCATCCCTACACTCGCGACCTGCTCGCGGCGTCCCGGCCCGCGCCCCGCCCGCCGCGCGACATCGCGGCCGACCCCGTGCTCGAGGTGCGCGACGTCACCCGCCGATATGGCGCGTTCACCGCGGTCGACGGCGTCTCGCTGGTCCTCAACCGGAGCGAGAGCCTCGGCCTCGTCGGCGAGAGCGGATGCGGCAAGTCCACCCTGACCCGCGCGCTTCTGGGGCTGGAGCCGGTGCAGGCGGGGACGATCACGCTGCACGACCGGCCCGGCGGCGCGACCATGACCCGCGCCGACCGCGCCCGGATCAGCGTCGTCTTCCAGGACCCCTATGGCAGCTTCGATCCCCGCTGGACCGTCGCCCGCCTCGTGACCGAACCGTTCCACCTGACGGGCCGCCCGCCCGATGCCCGCGCCCGCGCCACTGCCGCGCTGGAACGAGTGGGCCTCGATGCCGACGCGCTCGACCGCTACCCGCACGAATTCTCGGGGGGCCAGCGCCAGCGCATCGCCATCGCCCGCGCGCTCATCACCGAGCCCGACGTCCTGGTCCTCGACGAGGCCGTCAGCGCGCTCGACGTCCGGGTCCGCGCCCAGGTGCTCGACCTTCTGGCCGATCTGCAGGCGCGGCTCGGTCTCGCCTATCTCTTCATCTCCCACGACCTGACCGTGGTGCGCGCCATCTGCGACCGGGTGCTGGTGATGCGCGCCGGCCGGATCGAGGAACGGGGCGACATCGCCCGCGTCTTCGCCGCCCCCGCCTCGGACTACACCCGGTCCCTGATCGCGGCGGCGCCGACCATTCCCGACGGCTGGCTCGCGGGATGAGCCTCCTGCACGCCTCCATCGCCGCCCGCGCGCCCGAGGCGATGGCCCGCGCGCTGGCGCGGCTGCTCGGCGGCACGGCATTGCCGTTTCCGCCCTGCCCCGGCGCGTGGATCGCTTTCGCGGCCGCAGATG is drawn from uncultured Jannaschia sp. and contains these coding sequences:
- a CDS encoding ABC transporter permease, which codes for MRGALLIGGAITAVFALLAGVGLLWVPHDITVLDISARLLGPSAAHPLGTDHFGRDTLSMLMEGARTSIAVALLAVGIGIGIGVPLGLTAAAARGSLLDEVIMRGNDLVFAFPSLVIAILITAVFGPSAVNAILAIGIFNIPVFARVARGGALPLWTLDYVMAARVAGKGRTLISVQHILPNIANLLIVQATIQFSLGILAEAALAYVGLGAQPPVASWGRMLADAQTMIYTEPQLALIPGLAIVAIVLGLNLLGDGLRDLLDPRLRRTRA
- a CDS encoding ABC transporter ATP-binding protein, whose product is MTGAAIRPDAGGPGGVPRPASPGAPAPLLRIDGLSLAIHGTPILDDVSLDIAPGTVTGLVGESGSGKSLTALALMGLAPGGTTTRGRIEMGGRDLLTLPERAWLDIRGDEIGMIFQEPMTALNPVHTIGAQVAETLRLRGTPRAEAAAIARERLDRVGLAGIALDRYPHELSGGQRQRVCIAMAIARHPRLLIADEPTTALDVTTQAQILDLLRDLVADEGMALLLITHDLGVVAEVADYVAVMKDGAIVERGATETLFRTHTHPYTRDLLAASRPAPRPPRDIAADPVLEVRDVTRRYGAFTAVDGVSLVLNRSESLGLVGESGCGKSTLTRALLGLEPVQAGTITLHDRPGGATMTRADRARISVVFQDPYGSFDPRWTVARLVTEPFHLTGRPPDARARATAALERVGLDADALDRYPHEFSGGQRQRIAIARALITEPDVLVLDEAVSALDVRVRAQVLDLLADLQARLGLAYLFISHDLTVVRAICDRVLVMRAGRIEERGDIARVFAAPASDYTRSLIAAAPTIPDGWLAG